In a single window of the Gemmatimonadota bacterium genome:
- a CDS encoding bifunctional folylpolyglutamate synthase/dihydrofolate synthase, producing MTYKEALDYLYGFVDFEQQPGAAPERMDLAGIGALTKALGHPERQWKSVHVAGTKGKGSTAAMIAAIVRESGYRVGLYTSPHLVSLRERIQVDGAPISEPEFAELVERARPAIERVRLRKGDMGSFFDVLTALSFVYFKERRIDLAVIECGLGGRLDSTNVIHSLVCAITPIGLDHTDRLGETIAEIAREKAGIVKDGACTITAAQTREASEVIREACRLRSSPLVEVGVDVRYAHKEEAVGRQVVDIETAAGRYEDVALSLSGAYQAANAAMAVGVAEALAERGMEITRRGVRRGLSAVRLPGRMQVLQDRPWVVLDGAHNVLAAESLVDSLRRVFPARRVIVVLSAHWDKAVGALCSVIARYADEVFVPERRVLRNRQADPREVAEALRSRGTPARTAPSVAAAIAESMRRAEREDLVLMTGCFALVGEALEVLWELEPEETRSR from the coding sequence ATGACCTACAAAGAGGCGCTGGACTATCTCTACGGCTTCGTGGACTTCGAACAGCAGCCGGGCGCCGCGCCGGAACGCATGGACCTGGCGGGCATCGGCGCCCTGACGAAAGCCCTGGGCCATCCCGAGCGGCAGTGGAAGTCGGTGCACGTGGCGGGAACCAAGGGGAAGGGGTCCACCGCCGCCATGATCGCGGCTATCGTCCGCGAAAGCGGCTACCGCGTGGGTCTGTACACGTCACCCCATCTCGTCTCGTTGCGCGAACGCATCCAGGTCGACGGCGCGCCGATATCCGAGCCGGAATTCGCGGAACTCGTGGAACGCGCGCGCCCGGCCATCGAACGAGTCCGGCTTCGGAAGGGGGACATGGGCTCCTTTTTTGATGTACTCACGGCCCTGTCCTTTGTGTATTTTAAGGAGCGCCGGATCGACTTGGCTGTGATCGAATGCGGACTCGGCGGACGGCTGGATTCGACCAATGTGATTCATTCCCTGGTCTGCGCGATTACGCCCATCGGACTGGATCACACGGACCGGCTCGGGGAGACGATCGCGGAAATCGCCCGCGAAAAGGCCGGGATCGTAAAAGACGGCGCCTGTACGATTACCGCTGCCCAGACACGGGAAGCGTCGGAGGTTATCCGGGAGGCGTGCCGGCTCCGGTCGAGTCCCCTGGTGGAAGTGGGCGTCGACGTGCGGTACGCGCACAAGGAAGAAGCGGTCGGCCGGCAGGTGGTTGATATCGAGACCGCCGCCGGGCGGTATGAAGACGTCGCGCTTTCGTTGTCAGGGGCGTACCAGGCCGCTAACGCCGCCATGGCGGTGGGCGTGGCGGAGGCGCTGGCCGAACGGGGCATGGAGATCACGCGCCGCGGTGTGCGCCGCGGCCTGTCCGCCGTTCGGCTGCCGGGACGCATGCAGGTGCTGCAAGACCGCCCCTGGGTAGTGCTTGATGGCGCCCACAACGTGCTCGCGGCCGAAAGCCTGGTAGACAGCCTGCGCCGCGTGTTCCCGGCCCGGCGCGTCATCGTCGTGCTGTCCGCCCACTGGGACAAGGCGGTAGGCGCCCTGTGTTCGGTCATCGCTCGGTACGCCGACGAGGTTTTCGTCCCCGAGCGGCGCGTGCTGCGGAACCGGCAGGCCGATCCCCGGGAAGTGGCGGAAGCCCTCAGAAGTCGTGGAACACCGGCGCGGACGGCGCCTTCGGTGGCAGCGGCCATCGCGGAATCGATGCGCCGGGCGGAACGGGAAGATCTGGTTCTCATGACGGGATG
- a CDS encoding YheC/YheD family protein produces MITKESPKRRKIRKPAMETVGILTRRAPDERGRPFGPPTGFFEECCQAAAELNLRTVVFDAADVDSGEGTVEPATVVDGRWVECGREPFPTVIYDRAPVLDPAGSPAADRARGLFDRSGIPFVNPRSFIRLAVDKLETCRSLAAGAVAVPHTECLDERALRHFLVRYDHVYIKPRAGSRGTGVMEIVRGGGGRHVIRTLAATYEIWGARPARDRVMELAGRFREESRGFLVQQGISSEPADNRRFPRFDLRLLMQKTGQARWILTGLAARVSQTAGPTANLSNGARSEEAEPVLDAVYGRPLRKEILRRAAEASFAACGILESEFGPIGEVGLDIVPDAAGTPWIIEINARPGRNVFKRIAHSADVPAPARLRYGAIRRRAVARPFEYAKTLTGTG; encoded by the coding sequence ATGATAACGAAGGAATCTCCAAAGCGCAGGAAGATCCGGAAACCGGCCATGGAAACCGTGGGCATACTGACCCGTCGCGCACCCGACGAGCGGGGCCGGCCCTTCGGTCCGCCCACGGGTTTTTTCGAGGAATGCTGCCAGGCCGCGGCGGAGTTGAACCTGCGCACGGTCGTGTTCGACGCGGCGGACGTGGATTCCGGGGAGGGGACGGTCGAGCCGGCCACGGTCGTGGACGGCCGGTGGGTCGAATGCGGCCGAGAACCCTTTCCGACAGTCATCTACGATCGGGCGCCCGTGCTGGATCCCGCCGGTTCTCCCGCCGCGGACCGGGCGCGGGGCCTGTTCGACCGGTCGGGCATACCTTTCGTGAATCCCCGGTCCTTCATCCGCCTGGCGGTGGACAAGCTGGAAACCTGCCGGAGCCTGGCGGCCGGCGCTGTTGCCGTACCGCATACCGAATGCCTTGACGAGCGCGCCCTCCGGCACTTCCTGGTCCGTTACGATCACGTGTACATCAAGCCGCGGGCCGGGTCCCGGGGAACGGGCGTCATGGAAATCGTCCGGGGCGGGGGTGGGCGCCATGTCATCAGGACGCTGGCCGCGACCTATGAAATATGGGGCGCTCGGCCGGCCAGGGACCGGGTCATGGAATTGGCGGGCCGGTTCCGCGAGGAATCCCGCGGCTTTCTGGTGCAACAGGGGATATCGTCCGAACCGGCGGACAACAGGCGCTTCCCGCGGTTCGACCTGCGGTTGCTCATGCAGAAGACCGGCCAGGCCCGGTGGATCCTGACCGGCCTGGCGGCCCGCGTCAGCCAGACGGCCGGCCCCACGGCCAACCTGAGCAACGGCGCCCGTTCCGAGGAGGCGGAACCCGTGCTCGACGCGGTGTATGGCCGGCCGCTCAGGAAGGAGATCCTGCGCCGCGCCGCCGAGGCGTCTTTCGCGGCGTGCGGGATACTGGAATCGGAATTCGGACCTATCGGAGAAGTGGGCCTCGATATCGTGCCGGACGCCGCCGGCACGCCGTGGATTATCGAAATCAACGCCCGCCCCGGCCGGAACGTGTTCAAGCGTATAGCCCACAGCGCGGATGTCCCCGCCCCGGCCCGTCTGCGTTACGGCGCGATTCGCCGCAGGGCGGTGGCCCGTCCCTTCGAATACGCGAAGACCCTGACCGGCACGGGGTGA
- a CDS encoding sugar kinase, with the protein MSSSPSDGHSRPRFDVITFGETMIRFSPVDGEMLEQADFLRADAAGTESNMAAALARMGAAVAWVSVLPDHPAGRWIASRLALHGVDTSHVAWSDGRTDQGDRDGKTDELGDQAVPAERIEQPSQAERTERPNRAGVFFLEPGTPPRGSRVVYDRAGSAATGMTPVVVEDALRSGARIVHTSGITASLSPACLETVARVLGSRAEGGYRTSFDINYRAKLWSPERARTVLESLLDQVEILVSTADDAALIFGMDGAPEETIGALRGRFGNEIIVLTLAEGGAVGWSAETGFVHTTPYEVEPVDRLGAGDAFDAGLLYGLLREDLMAGLSYGTALSALSLSERGDMTWSTLEEVKRMARQARPGGS; encoded by the coding sequence ATGTCATCTTCTCCTTCCGACGGGCATTCCCGGCCGCGGTTCGACGTCATTACCTTCGGCGAGACGATGATCCGGTTCTCGCCGGTCGACGGCGAAATGCTGGAACAGGCCGATTTCCTTCGGGCCGACGCGGCGGGCACGGAATCCAACATGGCGGCGGCCCTGGCCAGGATGGGCGCCGCCGTGGCCTGGGTCTCCGTCCTCCCAGATCATCCTGCCGGGCGATGGATCGCCTCCCGCCTCGCCCTGCACGGCGTAGACACGTCCCACGTGGCCTGGTCGGATGGGCGGACCGACCAGGGCGACCGGGACGGTAAGACGGATGAGCTGGGTGACCAAGCCGTGCCGGCCGAGCGGATCGAACAGCCTTCGCAAGCCGAGCGGACCGAGCGACCTAATCGGGCAGGCGTTTTTTTTCTCGAACCGGGCACGCCACCGAGAGGGAGCCGGGTCGTGTACGACCGGGCCGGGTCCGCCGCAACCGGAATGACGCCCGTCGTGGTGGAAGACGCGCTGCGGTCCGGCGCCCGGATCGTGCATACGTCCGGCATAACGGCTTCCCTGAGCCCGGCGTGCCTGGAGACGGTCGCCCGGGTCCTGGGCAGCCGGGCGGAGGGCGGATACCGGACGTCTTTCGACATCAACTACCGGGCCAAGCTGTGGTCGCCCGAACGGGCCCGCACCGTCCTGGAATCGCTCCTGGACCAGGTCGAAATTCTCGTGTCGACAGCCGACGACGCGGCGTTGATCTTTGGAATGGACGGCGCTCCGGAGGAAACCATCGGCGCCCTGCGCGGGCGGTTCGGGAACGAGATCATCGTACTTACGCTGGCCGAGGGCGGGGCCGTGGGGTGGTCCGCGGAGACCGGATTTGTCCATACGACCCCTTATGAGGTGGAACCGGTCGATCGGCTCGGTGCCGGCGACGCCTTCGATGCCGGCCTGCTGTACGGCCTGCTGCGCGAAGATCTGATGGCCGGGCTTTCATACGGCACCGCGCTGTCCGCGCTGTCGTTATCGGAACGGGGCGACATGACGTGGTCTACGCTGGAAGAAGTGAAACGGATGGCTCGGCAGGCCCGTCCGGGTGGATCATGA
- a CDS encoding dipeptide ABC transporter ATP-binding protein → MNEPLLQLDNLVKHFELEEGLGRKEEGGTVRALDGVSFSINRGETFGLVGESGCGKSTLGLTVLQLYRPTAGKVLFEGNDLADMSEDDLKPIRKRLQMIFQDPYASLDPRMTVGNIVQEPLDIHRVGNRAERRERLVSLLEMVGLGEAYVDRYPHEFSGGQRQRIGIARAIALNPSLIICDEPVSALDVSIQVQILNLLQDLQSELNLTYMFIAHNLAVVAHISDRIGVMYLGKLIEAGRTDEVTNNAQHPYTQSLLSAVPEISKRRQKQRIQLTGDVPSPVNPPSGCHFHPRCPIAKADCAEHEPELKQNDSGHWVACHYA, encoded by the coding sequence TTGAACGAGCCCCTGCTGCAACTGGATAACCTGGTAAAACACTTCGAACTGGAAGAAGGCCTGGGCCGCAAGGAGGAAGGCGGCACCGTGCGCGCCCTGGACGGCGTTTCCTTCTCCATCAACCGGGGCGAGACCTTCGGACTGGTGGGCGAAAGCGGCTGCGGCAAGTCCACCTTGGGACTGACGGTCCTGCAATTGTACCGGCCCACGGCGGGGAAGGTTCTCTTCGAAGGTAACGACCTGGCGGATATGTCCGAGGATGATCTGAAGCCCATCCGCAAGCGGCTCCAGATGATCTTCCAGGATCCCTACGCCTCGCTGGATCCGCGTATGACGGTGGGGAACATCGTACAGGAGCCTCTCGACATCCATCGCGTGGGCAACCGGGCGGAACGGCGGGAGAGGCTGGTCAGCCTGCTCGAGATGGTGGGACTGGGCGAGGCCTACGTCGACCGCTATCCCCACGAGTTCAGCGGCGGCCAGCGGCAACGGATCGGCATCGCCCGGGCGATCGCGCTGAACCCGAGCCTGATCATCTGCGATGAGCCGGTTTCCGCCCTGGACGTGTCGATTCAGGTCCAGATCCTGAACCTGCTCCAGGACCTGCAGAGTGAGCTCAACCTGACCTATATGTTCATCGCCCACAACCTGGCCGTCGTCGCCCACATCAGCGACCGCATCGGGGTCATGTACCTCGGCAAGCTCATCGAGGCGGGACGGACCGACGAGGTGACGAACAACGCCCAGCACCCCTACACGCAGAGTCTGCTTTCCGCGGTCCCGGAGATCAGCAAGCGGCGCCAGAAACAGCGCATTCAGCTCACGGGCGACGTCCCCAGTCCGGTCAACCCGCCCTCCGGCTGCCATTTTCATCCCCGTTGCCCCATCGCGAAGGCCGACTGCGCCGAGCACGAGCCGGAACTCAAACAAAACGACAGCGGCCACTGGGTGGCCTGTCACTATGCCTGA
- a CDS encoding ABC transporter ATP-binding protein, protein MDPLLKVENLSTHFFTRGGAVRAVDDVSFDVAEGETVGIVGESGCGKSATVLSVMRLIPSPPGRIVNGNILFRPGADEPAVDLRTISEREMQEIRGNIVSMVFQDPMTSLNPVLTIGWQLREPLQLHLGLDKKEATDRSIELLQMVNIPSPEQRLNDYPHQFSGGMRQRVMIAMAIACNPKLLIADEPTTALDVTIQAQILELMMKLQEELNMSVVIITHDLGVVGEVCDRVIVMYAGRIIESGPVDTLLDDPKHPYTHGLLQSVPKLGPTVKERMEPIDGVPPNLIQLPPGCRFAPRCPSRFDRCADDPELKGVASEHDCACWLY, encoded by the coding sequence ATGGATCCCTTGCTGAAGGTTGAAAACCTTTCGACCCACTTCTTCACCCGCGGCGGCGCAGTGCGTGCCGTGGACGACGTCAGCTTCGACGTGGCGGAAGGCGAAACGGTGGGCATCGTGGGGGAAAGCGGATGCGGCAAGAGCGCCACGGTGCTGTCCGTCATGCGGCTCATTCCGAGTCCGCCGGGCCGCATTGTAAACGGCAACATCCTGTTCAGGCCAGGGGCCGACGAACCGGCGGTGGACCTGCGCACCATTTCCGAACGCGAAATGCAGGAGATCCGGGGCAATATCGTCTCCATGGTGTTCCAGGACCCGATGACGTCCCTCAACCCGGTGCTGACCATCGGATGGCAACTTCGGGAGCCCCTCCAGCTTCACCTCGGCCTCGACAAGAAGGAAGCCACGGACCGCAGCATCGAACTGCTGCAGATGGTCAATATCCCGAGTCCGGAGCAGCGCCTCAACGACTACCCCCACCAGTTCAGCGGGGGCATGCGGCAGCGCGTGATGATCGCCATGGCCATCGCGTGCAACCCGAAACTGCTCATCGCCGACGAGCCGACCACGGCGCTGGACGTTACGATACAGGCCCAGATCCTGGAACTGATGATGAAGCTCCAGGAAGAACTGAACATGTCCGTCGTCATCATCACCCACGACCTCGGGGTCGTGGGCGAGGTGTGCGACCGGGTGATCGTCATGTACGCCGGCCGGATCATCGAATCGGGCCCGGTGGACACGCTGCTAGATGATCCCAAACACCCCTATACCCACGGACTGCTCCAATCGGTGCCGAAGCTCGGCCCCACGGTGAAGGAGCGCATGGAACCCATCGACGGCGTGCCGCCGAACCTGATTCAGCTCCCGCCCGGATGCCGGTTCGCTCCCCGGTGTCCGAGCCGTTTCGACCGGTGCGCGGACGATCCGGAGTTGAAAGGCGTGGCCAGCGAGCACGACTGCGCCTGCTGGTTGTATTGA
- the fusA gene encoding elongation factor G has protein sequence MKEYSIENIRNICLAGHGGSGKTSLAEAMLFNAGATNRLGSVEDGNTVSDYREEEIEHRISMNLTPLHCEWNDHNLHILDTPGYSDFTSEVHCAMRVTDNVAIVVKAIEGIEVETERAWEYAEQYGLPRMVVINLLDKEHADFYDALGRIQERFGTQAVPLQIPIGEGEGFSGVVDLVAMKAVTFVGGKATHADIPGDLADQAEEYREKLMETVAESDDELLEVYFDEGALTDEQLLEGLRKGVGEGAVFPVLATCASGNIGVSGVMDAAAAYMASPADRPPVTVTRSGDGEEVALDPDPSGPLAALVFKTVSEAHIGELTYFRVYSGEIKHGGDVYNSSKNTSERFGQIYQTNGHERHELNAIRAGEIGATVKLKDTHTGDGLCARQKAFDVDWVEFSEPVANVAVLPKSKDDEEKISTGLSRLHEEDPSFTFQYNSEIKQLILAGAGEMHLDLIVERLSRRFGVEVEMVQPRIPYREAIKGRSEAQGRFKRQSGGRGQFGDVWLRVEPRQRGEGYEFDNGIVGGAVPSRFIPAVDKGIQEAMVEGVMAKYPVVDLKATLYDGSFHTVDSSEMAFKVAASMGFKKAFMEAKPVLLEPIYEVDVVVPEDYMGDVMGDLSSRRGRILGMSPRGSNQVVRAEVPLAELYRYSTVLRSITHGRGSHARKFVRYEEMPREIETKVIEESKALEEG, from the coding sequence GTGAAGGAATACAGCATCGAAAACATCAGAAACATTTGCCTCGCGGGCCATGGGGGAAGCGGCAAGACCTCCCTGGCCGAAGCCATGCTCTTCAATGCCGGCGCCACGAACCGGCTCGGCAGCGTGGAGGACGGCAACACGGTGTCCGACTACCGCGAGGAAGAGATCGAGCACCGCATTTCCATGAACTTAACGCCCCTTCACTGCGAGTGGAACGACCATAACCTCCATATTCTGGACACGCCGGGCTATTCCGATTTCACCAGCGAAGTGCACTGCGCGATGCGCGTGACGGACAACGTGGCCATCGTGGTCAAGGCCATCGAAGGCATCGAGGTGGAGACGGAACGCGCCTGGGAATACGCGGAGCAGTACGGCCTGCCTCGCATGGTGGTAATCAATCTGCTGGACAAGGAACACGCCGACTTCTACGACGCGCTGGGCCGCATCCAGGAACGATTCGGCACCCAGGCCGTCCCTCTGCAGATACCGATCGGCGAAGGAGAAGGGTTTTCGGGCGTCGTCGACCTGGTGGCCATGAAGGCGGTGACCTTCGTGGGCGGGAAGGCAACCCACGCCGACATACCCGGCGACCTCGCCGACCAGGCCGAAGAATATCGCGAGAAGCTGATGGAGACGGTGGCGGAGTCCGACGATGAACTGCTTGAGGTCTACTTCGACGAAGGCGCCCTGACCGATGAACAGCTCCTGGAAGGGCTACGCAAGGGCGTGGGGGAAGGTGCCGTTTTTCCCGTCCTGGCCACGTGCGCTTCGGGAAACATCGGGGTCTCCGGCGTCATGGACGCGGCGGCCGCGTACATGGCGTCGCCGGCGGACCGCCCGCCGGTCACAGTCACCCGTTCGGGCGACGGCGAGGAAGTCGCCCTGGATCCGGATCCTTCCGGCCCCCTGGCCGCGCTGGTGTTCAAGACGGTCTCCGAGGCTCACATCGGGGAACTCACCTATTTCCGGGTGTATTCCGGCGAGATCAAGCACGGCGGCGACGTATACAACTCGTCCAAGAACACCTCGGAAAGGTTCGGACAGATCTACCAGACGAACGGCCACGAACGGCATGAACTGAACGCCATCCGCGCCGGCGAGATCGGCGCCACCGTGAAGCTGAAGGACACCCACACCGGCGACGGGCTGTGTGCGAGGCAGAAGGCCTTCGACGTGGACTGGGTGGAGTTCTCCGAGCCCGTGGCGAACGTGGCCGTCCTGCCGAAGAGCAAGGATGACGAGGAGAAGATCAGCACCGGCCTCTCCCGGCTGCACGAAGAAGATCCTTCCTTTACCTTCCAGTACAACAGCGAGATCAAGCAGCTGATCCTGGCGGGGGCCGGCGAGATGCACCTGGACCTCATCGTCGAACGGCTCAGCCGCCGTTTCGGCGTGGAAGTGGAGATGGTGCAGCCACGCATCCCTTACCGGGAGGCGATCAAGGGCAGGTCCGAGGCCCAGGGCCGGTTCAAACGGCAGAGCGGCGGACGCGGACAGTTCGGCGACGTCTGGCTGCGCGTGGAGCCCAGGCAGCGCGGCGAAGGCTACGAATTCGACAACGGCATCGTCGGCGGCGCTGTCCCCAGCCGCTTCATTCCGGCCGTGGACAAGGGCATCCAGGAGGCCATGGTGGAGGGCGTGATGGCCAAGTATCCCGTGGTCGACCTGAAAGCCACGCTGTACGATGGCTCCTTCCACACGGTCGATTCATCTGAAATGGCCTTCAAGGTGGCCGCGTCCATGGGATTCAAGAAGGCCTTCATGGAAGCGAAGCCGGTGCTGCTCGAACCGATTTACGAGGTGGACGTGGTCGTTCCCGAGGATTACATGGGGGACGTCATGGGCGATCTCTCCAGCCGGCGCGGGCGCATCCTGGGCATGTCGCCCCGGGGAAGCAACCAGGTGGTCCGGGCCGAGGTGCCCCTGGCCGAGCTGTACCGGTACTCGACCGTGTTGCGCTCCATCACGCACGGGCGCGGAAGCCACGCACGGAAGTTCGTGCGCTACGAGGAAATGCCCCGGGAAATCGAAACCAAGGTCATCGAAGAGTCCAAGGCCCTGGAAGAGGGATGA
- a CDS encoding histidine kinase produces MKTLKTLGLRYFLLSTLVVALCVQMGLVVWTLVRFTQIEHWSPGIQFFGNEMIQTKGLTKSAVNNLQEGTWFHLVRIREDGGITVTQVEADSPADKAGLRSGDMVISIDGTDLRTRPEAYFQARLRSRPGDRFDLAWLRDGRMHAGILTLEATEQVRYAVEVNQEELVLGAGAMTWFQRGPYLIYPFVLLCFGSWIGFRRPGNKIAFQCALLFLATALSVSPAFHPMIAGWPDWMLSLSIFVITLAYFLEFMLLFSILTVFPIETEIGSWLRKRAWWILIPLFAWIVIRIIYLLSLTNGWNSTSIQTITSLVESVPVPTLPVLVVFIAACLLLAQRSVARRQQYTRLEFINVGFVSAFILAPVWTIVQPGTFMATWVVVPLQGAFLPLLVWLLDHIVLVGLKCILPLSFAYSVLAHRIFGLRFIVGKSLRRFVSNQGVNLLLSLGLLLIIYETITFWSTGVEVSDLLITVVTAGFILILVGGWILVKPAVIRFIDRYLFRDEIENRQRLFRLRRELTHFQERNALLNGTGSELLEVLDISYVAIYLGDGSRKSISVAWYDVNKKFNSEPKKDGSFFSASIGKIEALLKLMSPERPLVESGDPYVQNRVSDLGYELIILLRGELHTQGCIAIGAKVSEEPFTGEEKEQLLVLAAELEMVLKNIKTTTSLRMQTQRLKRLSNRLINIQESERRRLARDLHDDTGQALTALKMSLEMTRNELSGVADHTAKRLNDAVALADETLEKLRAISHNLRPPALDTVGLNSALERLCKSFTQRTQMPVSYVGMDTTEISNPIDICLYRVLQEGLTNCAKHGQASQVEVSLKRSGEVVRLSIQDNGRGFDLADTLSDQDETGIGLIDMQERLESLNGRMSVYSKPGAGARLVATIPLEEK; encoded by the coding sequence TTGAAGACGTTGAAGACACTTGGATTGCGTTACTTTCTGCTTAGCACGCTGGTCGTGGCGCTTTGCGTGCAAATGGGTCTGGTCGTGTGGACGCTGGTCCGGTTTACACAGATCGAGCACTGGTCGCCGGGTATCCAGTTCTTCGGAAATGAAATGATACAGACGAAGGGGCTGACGAAAAGCGCGGTGAACAATCTGCAGGAGGGCACGTGGTTCCATCTCGTTCGCATACGCGAGGACGGCGGCATCACCGTCACGCAAGTAGAAGCGGACAGCCCTGCGGACAAAGCCGGATTGCGATCGGGTGATATGGTGATCTCCATTGATGGAACGGATCTCAGGACACGTCCCGAAGCCTATTTTCAGGCTCGTTTGCGGAGCAGGCCCGGCGATCGATTCGATCTCGCCTGGCTTCGCGACGGCAGGATGCACGCTGGTATCCTTACGCTTGAGGCCACAGAACAGGTACGGTACGCCGTCGAGGTCAATCAGGAGGAACTCGTATTGGGTGCAGGAGCGATGACGTGGTTCCAGCGAGGTCCCTATCTGATCTACCCTTTTGTACTTTTATGTTTCGGTTCATGGATCGGATTCAGGCGCCCAGGCAATAAAATCGCTTTTCAATGTGCGTTGCTCTTCCTCGCAACAGCGCTCTCCGTGTCGCCTGCGTTCCATCCCATGATCGCTGGTTGGCCTGATTGGATGCTATCACTCAGTATTTTCGTCATTACCCTGGCTTACTTTCTTGAGTTCATGCTCCTGTTCAGCATCCTGACCGTATTTCCAATCGAAACTGAAATCGGATCATGGTTGCGAAAACGGGCGTGGTGGATCCTGATACCGCTCTTCGCCTGGATCGTCATTCGTATTATCTATCTTCTAAGTCTGACCAATGGCTGGAATAGTACATCGATACAAACCATCACCTCTCTGGTTGAATCTGTTCCAGTCCCTACGTTACCCGTTCTTGTTGTTTTCATAGCGGCCTGCCTGCTTCTCGCCCAACGTTCCGTCGCGCGCCGACAGCAGTACACGCGCCTGGAGTTTATCAACGTCGGATTCGTGTCAGCCTTCATTTTAGCACCGGTTTGGACCATAGTTCAGCCAGGTACATTCATGGCCACATGGGTAGTGGTACCGCTGCAAGGCGCCTTTTTGCCATTGCTCGTCTGGTTGCTCGACCATATCGTCCTCGTAGGGTTGAAATGCATTCTGCCACTTTCCTTTGCATATTCAGTTCTGGCTCACCGGATATTCGGCCTCAGGTTCATCGTCGGAAAAAGCCTTCGGCGATTTGTATCCAACCAGGGCGTGAATCTCTTACTGAGTCTCGGGTTGCTCCTGATTATCTATGAGACAATAACCTTCTGGTCTACCGGTGTAGAAGTCTCCGACCTGTTGATTACGGTTGTTACTGCGGGATTCATCCTGATACTCGTCGGTGGCTGGATCCTGGTAAAACCAGCAGTCATCCGGTTTATAGACAGATACCTGTTTCGTGATGAAATCGAGAACCGTCAACGACTTTTCAGGCTCAGACGCGAGTTAACGCATTTTCAGGAACGAAACGCTCTTCTTAACGGTACCGGAAGTGAACTGCTTGAGGTGCTGGACATCTCATATGTGGCAATCTACCTCGGCGACGGATCTCGGAAGTCGATATCGGTTGCCTGGTACGACGTAAACAAGAAGTTCAACAGTGAGCCGAAGAAAGACGGATCCTTCTTCAGTGCGTCAATTGGCAAAATCGAAGCGTTGTTGAAGCTGATGTCTCCAGAACGACCGTTAGTCGAATCTGGAGACCCTTATGTCCAAAATCGGGTATCAGATCTCGGTTACGAACTCATCATCTTACTACGTGGTGAATTGCATACTCAAGGTTGTATCGCAATCGGAGCCAAAGTTTCGGAAGAGCCATTTACCGGCGAAGAAAAAGAACAGTTACTGGTACTGGCTGCTGAGTTGGAGATGGTGCTGAAGAATATAAAAACAACTACATCGCTGAGAATGCAGACACAACGCCTCAAGAGACTTTCCAACCGACTCATCAACATTCAGGAATCTGAAAGGCGTCGGCTGGCACGGGATCTCCATGATGATACCGGACAGGCGCTTACGGCGCTGAAGATGAGCCTGGAAATGACCCGGAACGAGTTGTCCGGAGTTGCCGATCATACTGCAAAACGGCTGAATGACGCTGTGGCACTGGCCGACGAGACGCTGGAGAAACTACGTGCGATCTCCCATAATCTCCGTCCCCCGGCACTGGATACAGTAGGGCTGAATTCAGCATTGGAAAGACTATGCAAGAGTTTCACACAACGAACTCAAATGCCGGTCTCGTACGTTGGCATGGATACTACGGAGATCTCCAATCCAATCGATATCTGCCTGTATCGTGTACTGCAGGAAGGGCTGACGAACTGCGCCAAACACGGACAAGCCTCTCAAGTGGAAGTCAGCTTGAAACGCAGTGGCGAAGTTGTACGACTATCGATACAAGATAACGGCCGGGGCTTTGATCTTGCCGATACACTTTCGGATCAGGATGAAACAGGAATCGGTTTGATAGATATGCAGGAACGCCTTGAATCGCTGAATGGCCGTATGAGTGTTTACTCGAAACCAGGCGCGGGAGCCCGTCTGGTCGCTACAATTCCTTTGGAGGAGAAATGA
- a CDS encoding response regulator transcription factor yields the protein MIRIVVADDHQLVRQSIVSLIEKAEDMEVVGEAADGHETLNLVQRKRPDVAMLDIAMPLLNGIETTRRIQTLSVDTRVVILSMHSDKDVVHQALRCGASGYLLKKSGVEELLIAIRSANKGEIYLSPSIAQTVLSGFLQTESTNESSTVLEQLSFREREILQLIVEGHTNQAAAQVLGISAKTVEKHRAIMMKKLEVHNLPDLILVALKHRLAFLDE from the coding sequence ATGATCAGGATCGTTGTTGCTGACGACCACCAACTGGTCCGTCAAAGCATCGTATCTCTAATCGAAAAGGCCGAGGATATGGAAGTTGTCGGCGAAGCGGCCGATGGTCACGAGACCCTGAACCTGGTACAACGGAAGAGGCCGGACGTAGCCATGTTGGATATCGCCATGCCTTTACTGAACGGTATCGAGACCACGCGGCGGATTCAGACGCTATCCGTCGATACCCGCGTCGTCATACTATCCATGCATTCGGATAAGGACGTGGTACACCAGGCACTCAGATGCGGGGCCAGCGGGTATCTCCTCAAGAAATCCGGCGTGGAGGAACTCCTGATCGCCATCCGGTCCGCCAACAAGGGCGAAATCTATCTTTCTCCTTCGATTGCACAAACGGTGCTATCGGGATTCCTGCAGACGGAATCGACGAATGAGTCATCGACCGTACTGGAGCAGCTTTCATTCCGCGAACGGGAGATACTTCAACTCATCGTCGAGGGACATACCAACCAGGCCGCCGCGCAGGTCCTGGGCATCAGCGCCAAGACCGTGGAAAAACACCGCGCGATCATGATGAAGAAGTTGGAAGTTCACAACCTGCCGGATCTCATACTCGTAGCCCTCAAGCACCGTCTTGCCTTCCTGGATGAATGA